The following coding sequences lie in one bacterium genomic window:
- the mazG gene encoding nucleoside triphosphate pyrophosphohydrolase produces MTENRFNRLVEIMDKLRSPSGCPWDIEQNHKTLIPFLLEESYEVIDVINSGDNSGLKEELGDLLLQVVFHAQIAKENNNFNINDVIDGVSDKLIRRHPHVFGDAVINTAEEQEKSWASLKKNEGRSSVLEGVPRSMPALAFAKRIQQRASTKGFDWNKAEEVWAKVEEEISELKEQIEEKNADRTEEEFGDLLFALVNYGRFIDVDAENALKKASDKFISRFTKLEKAMEDKSLSMNEMTLEELDKEWEKIKKTES; encoded by the coding sequence GTGACAGAAAATAGATTTAACCGCCTTGTCGAAATAATGGACAAACTGCGCAGCCCTTCGGGATGCCCATGGGACATAGAACAAAATCACAAAACATTAATCCCATTTCTTCTTGAAGAATCTTATGAAGTGATTGATGTAATAAATTCCGGCGATAATTCAGGGCTGAAAGAAGAATTGGGAGATCTCCTGCTTCAAGTAGTATTTCATGCACAAATTGCCAAAGAAAATAATAATTTTAATATAAATGATGTGATTGACGGGGTAAGTGATAAACTAATACGAAGGCATCCTCATGTTTTCGGAGATGCAGTTATTAATACGGCAGAAGAACAGGAAAAAAGCTGGGCGAGCCTGAAAAAAAACGAGGGCAGGTCATCTGTTTTGGAAGGAGTGCCAAGATCAATGCCTGCGCTGGCCTTTGCCAAACGTATACAGCAGCGAGCATCTACAAAAGGGTTTGACTGGAATAAAGCAGAAGAAGTCTGGGCAAAAGTAGAAGAAGAGATTTCTGAGCTCAAGGAGCAGATAGAAGAAAAAAATGCTGATAGGACTGAAGAAGAGTTCGGTGATTTGTTATTTGCACTTGTAAATTATGGCAGATTCATTGATGTTGATGCCGAAAATGCCCTTAAAAAAGCTTCTGACAAATTCATTTCCCGATTCACTAAGCTGGAAAAAGCAATGGAGGATAAATCTCTTTCTATGAATGAAATGACATTGGAAGAGCTTGATAAAGAATGGGAAAAAATAAAAAAAACAGAGTCATGA
- a CDS encoding ribosomal L7Ae/L30e/S12e/Gadd45 family protein, with protein MNNADKKLRNKFLKELKMNTSDGSKTEKFLGMGIKSGKIIRGFTSVVSSIKKDEVKLIVISRIQKENTRKKLNALVKKTRIEIFEYRGKREFDRVVGKPNCTCVGVKDKTYADLIKKELNEIYDTHSS; from the coding sequence TTGAACAATGCTGATAAAAAACTCAGGAATAAATTCTTAAAAGAACTGAAAATGAACACTTCCGATGGGAGTAAAACGGAAAAATTTCTGGGAATGGGTATAAAATCAGGAAAAATAATAAGGGGATTTACTTCTGTAGTTTCATCAATTAAAAAAGATGAAGTGAAACTTATTGTAATAAGCAGGATACAAAAAGAAAATACCAGAAAAAAGCTTAATGCACTGGTCAAAAAAACAAGAATTGAAATATTTGAGTATAGGGGAAAAAGAGAATTTGATAGAGTTGTAGGAAAACCTAACTGCACATGTGTAGGAGTAAAGGACAAAACATACGCTGATTTGATTAAAAAGGAATTAAATGAAATCTATGATACACATTCTTCCTGA
- the mutL gene encoding DNA mismatch repair endonuclease MutL, translated as MKSMIHILPDSVAHMIAAGEVVERPASVVKELMENSLDAQATSITVSVKDSGAELIEVADNGEGMSQEDILMCIKNHATSKISAIEDLEDIISLGFRGEALASIGSVSRMAISSCREGENEGTKIDVEAGNILEATKIAPRKGTIISVKNLFYNTPARRKFLKKASTELRHITAVFRRMALSHPDVSFSLYVNDQKTIDILSGNEDQRVRSLLGEDSANSLIKINEESGGIKVEGFISRPRTGKRSRNDQFLFLNKRFIVNRSISHAVVAGYDTRLARDEFPIYIIYLSMTPRFFDVNVHPAKIEVRFADERFVYSIVKQAVKNALRRPSVVPEFNLSPGTKRNYNFPLVPKKMKTTEDSGQLTLDVQRPSLGDEHFVVQYRKPLNVNGQSTVWQVHDRYIISQIKSGIAIIDQHVAHERVLYEQVIRSRDRKQAVSQQLLFEQAVLLSSEEYQILMEILPYLEKIGFDLKDFGKNTVIIEAVPVGVKNGKEKELLLNIIDDYSEMRGKGSDILDAVAKSYSCKSAIKSGQKLTTQEMESLIDQLFATSEPYFCPHGRPIVHIITLDELDRRFGR; from the coding sequence ATGAAATCTATGATACACATTCTTCCTGATTCGGTAGCCCACATGATTGCAGCGGGAGAAGTTGTTGAAAGGCCTGCCTCTGTTGTAAAAGAATTAATGGAGAATTCGCTGGATGCTCAGGCAACTTCAATCACTGTTAGCGTAAAAGACTCCGGCGCAGAGCTTATTGAAGTTGCGGATAACGGTGAAGGCATGAGCCAGGAAGATATTTTGATGTGCATAAAAAATCATGCTACAAGCAAAATTTCCGCAATTGAAGATTTGGAGGATATAATTAGCCTCGGGTTCAGGGGAGAGGCTCTGGCAAGTATTGGTTCTGTTTCCAGAATGGCTATAAGTTCATGCCGTGAAGGAGAGAATGAAGGGACAAAAATCGATGTTGAAGCAGGGAATATACTGGAAGCAACAAAAATTGCCCCTCGTAAAGGTACAATAATTTCAGTTAAGAATCTATTTTACAATACTCCTGCAAGGAGAAAATTCTTAAAAAAAGCTTCAACTGAATTAAGGCATATTACAGCTGTATTCAGAAGGATGGCTCTATCTCATCCTGATGTATCTTTTTCTCTGTATGTTAATGATCAGAAGACGATTGATATTTTATCAGGGAATGAAGATCAAAGAGTAAGGTCGCTTCTCGGTGAAGATTCTGCAAATTCGTTGATTAAAATCAATGAGGAGAGCGGTGGTATTAAGGTTGAAGGATTTATCAGCAGGCCGCGAACCGGTAAGAGAAGCAGGAACGATCAATTCCTTTTCCTGAACAAAAGGTTTATTGTAAACAGAAGTATCTCGCATGCAGTTGTTGCAGGATATGATACACGCCTTGCAAGGGACGAATTTCCGATATATATTATTTATTTATCTATGACACCGAGGTTTTTTGATGTTAATGTGCATCCGGCAAAGATTGAAGTTCGTTTTGCGGATGAGAGATTCGTTTATTCTATTGTAAAACAGGCAGTTAAAAATGCTTTAAGAAGGCCTTCGGTTGTACCGGAATTTAACTTGTCTCCAGGCACAAAAAGAAACTACAATTTTCCTCTTGTTCCCAAAAAAATGAAAACCACAGAAGATTCCGGCCAGCTGACTCTTGATGTTCAGCGGCCATCATTAGGTGATGAACATTTTGTAGTTCAGTACAGAAAGCCGTTGAATGTAAATGGACAGTCAACGGTATGGCAAGTTCATGACCGTTATATTATTTCTCAAATAAAAAGCGGTATTGCAATAATAGATCAGCATGTAGCGCATGAAAGAGTTCTTTATGAACAGGTGATACGCTCGAGGGACAGGAAGCAGGCTGTTTCTCAGCAGCTTTTATTTGAACAGGCGGTACTTCTGTCATCTGAAGAGTATCAGATATTAATGGAAATTCTTCCTTATCTTGAAAAAATAGGTTTTGATTTAAAGGATTTCGGGAAAAATACTGTAATAATTGAAGCAGTACCTGTGGGAGTAAAAAACGGAAAGGAAAAGGAACTGCTTTTAAATATTATTGATGATTATTCAGAGATGAGGGGGAAGGGTTCAGATATACTTGATGCTGTTGCAAAATCTTATTCGTGTAAATCTGCAATCAAGTCAGGGCAGAAGCTTACTACACAAGAGATGGAATCTTTAATTGATCAGTTATTTGCTACAAGTGAACCGTATTTTTGCCCACATGGCAGGCCTATTGTACATATTATCACACTTGACGAGTTAGACCGGAGGTTCGGGCGTTGA
- the miaA gene encoding tRNA (adenosine(37)-N6)-dimethylallyltransferase MiaA has product MIKSVKPVVIFITGPTASGKTGLSIMLAEKLKSQIVSADSRQVYKYMDIGTAKPTKKEMSGITHHCIDIRLPNEYFSAGEYQHTAREKIAEIVSQGMTPIVAGGSGLYISALADGIFSGNYRDENLRKQLQADADEKGLDFLYSQLCGIDPEAAEKIHANDEKRIIRALEVYMLAKMPISKLRQKNTNKGDFTPVFFALRWDRKKLYSRINLRTEKMISSGLVKEVEKLLSMGYTRELNSMDSVGYKEVFRYLDNELSMLEMEHLIQQNTRKYAKKQITWFGHDKRIEWIEVNEETSLEEITELILKKCFS; this is encoded by the coding sequence TTGATTAAAAGCGTAAAGCCTGTTGTAATTTTCATTACCGGGCCTACTGCGAGCGGTAAAACAGGTTTGTCAATTATGCTAGCAGAGAAGCTTAAATCACAAATCGTTTCCGCTGACTCAAGGCAGGTGTACAAATATATGGATATAGGTACAGCAAAACCGACAAAAAAAGAGATGTCCGGTATTACACACCATTGCATTGATATCCGTTTACCAAACGAGTATTTCAGTGCAGGAGAGTACCAGCATACGGCAAGAGAGAAAATAGCAGAAATCGTATCACAGGGAATGACTCCCATTGTTGCAGGAGGATCAGGCCTTTATATATCTGCCCTTGCTGACGGAATTTTTTCCGGAAATTACAGAGATGAAAATTTGAGAAAGCAACTCCAAGCAGATGCTGATGAGAAGGGGCTGGATTTTCTTTATTCTCAGCTTTGCGGTATAGATCCCGAAGCTGCAGAGAAAATACATGCAAATGATGAGAAAAGAATTATCAGGGCTCTTGAAGTGTACATGCTTGCAAAAATGCCTATTTCAAAACTTCGTCAAAAAAATACAAACAAGGGGGATTTTACTCCTGTTTTTTTTGCTCTCAGATGGGATAGGAAAAAACTTTACAGCAGAATAAATTTGAGAACTGAAAAAATGATTTCTTCAGGCCTTGTAAAAGAAGTAGAAAAATTATTATCAATGGGATATACACGAGAACTCAACAGCATGGATTCGGTAGGGTATAAAGAAGTATTCAGGTATCTTGATAATGAGTTGTCAATGCTTGAAATGGAACATTTAATCCAGCAGAACACAAGGAAATATGCAAAAAAACAAATCACATGGTTCGGGCATGATAAAAGGATAGAATGGATTGAGGTTAATGAAGAGACCTCTCTGGAAGAGATAACAGAGCTTATTTTAAAAAAATGTTTTTCATAA
- a CDS encoding nitroreductase family protein — protein MGKVYDLIITRRSVRKFLQLPIKDDLLKKFVNAARLAPSASNIQPCEYLIVNDKEKVKNVFTGLKWAGYINPEGNPEKGEEPVAYIIVLIDLKKKKKSGEVDAAAGIQNILLSAWEEGVGSCWIKSVKIRHIKKIFRIPHNLRLDSVIALGYPSEEPVIENADNSIKYWKDKNGILHVPKRKLEDIVHFNIYGKFNKSV, from the coding sequence ATGGGTAAGGTTTATGATCTTATAATTACCCGCCGATCTGTAAGAAAGTTTTTACAGTTGCCAATTAAAGATGACTTGTTGAAAAAATTTGTTAATGCTGCCAGGCTTGCACCATCAGCTTCAAACATCCAGCCATGTGAATATTTAATTGTAAACGATAAAGAGAAGGTAAAGAATGTTTTTACCGGCTTAAAATGGGCAGGATATATAAATCCCGAAGGGAATCCGGAAAAGGGAGAAGAGCCGGTCGCATATATTATTGTACTTATTGACCTTAAAAAGAAAAAGAAATCAGGAGAAGTTGATGCTGCTGCGGGAATTCAGAATATTCTTCTATCCGCATGGGAGGAAGGAGTGGGATCTTGCTGGATTAAATCAGTAAAAATCAGGCATATCAAAAAAATATTTCGTATACCCCATAATTTAAGGCTGGATTCAGTTATAGCGCTTGGTTATCCTTCGGAGGAACCTGTAATTGAAAATGCGGATAATTCAATAAAATACTGGAAAGATAAAAACGGTATTTTACATGTTCCAAAAAGAAAATTGGAAGACATTGTACATTTTAACATATATGGAAAATTTAATAAATCTGTTTAG
- a CDS encoding response regulator: protein MKKRVMIVDDDTSVLNVVRKTLESNDINVTAVTSGRECLDELEKGFSGVILMDVVMPEMDGWDTIKEIIDRGYKDKVIISMLTGTGEPDKKMDSLKEYVLDYIKKPFKIETLLSVVKEYLTYIK, encoded by the coding sequence ATGAAAAAGAGGGTCATGATAGTTGATGACGACACCTCCGTTCTTAATGTTGTAAGGAAAACTCTGGAAAGTAACGATATTAATGTTACTGCAGTAACAAGCGGCAGGGAATGCCTTGATGAGCTTGAAAAGGGGTTTAGCGGCGTAATACTTATGGATGTTGTAATGCCTGAAATGGATGGATGGGATACGATCAAAGAAATTATTGACAGAGGTTACAAAGATAAAGTAATTATAAGTATGCTTACAGGCACAGGCGAACCGGATAAAAAGATGGATAGCTTGAAGGAATATGTTTTAGATTATATAAAGAAACCTTTTAAAATAGAAACGTTATTGTCAGTAGTTAAAGAATATTTAACGTATATAAAATAA
- a CDS encoding chemotaxis protein CheB gives MRSYNLVVIGASAGGPRILHEIFSGVPLLNGGIILVQHMPKFVNEAFCENIQKHTDLRVKLAEQGEEIKSGNLYVAPSEVHLSLRENRYFKLRKGEKVNYVCPSIDVTMKSLSNDNSIKKMGIILTGMGSDGAAGICHMKKIDATTIAQNEETSIVYGMPNKAMETGCIDFELSPEEIKNKLIAFLGILKERTF, from the coding sequence ATGAGATCGTATAATTTAGTTGTAATAGGCGCTTCTGCCGGTGGCCCGAGAATATTACATGAAATATTTTCAGGTGTACCGCTGTTGAACGGAGGGATTATTCTTGTCCAGCATATGCCCAAATTTGTTAACGAAGCTTTTTGTGAAAATATTCAGAAACACACGGATTTAAGAGTTAAACTCGCAGAGCAGGGAGAAGAGATTAAATCGGGGAATCTATATGTAGCGCCAAGTGAAGTTCACCTTTCACTGAGAGAAAACAGATATTTTAAACTGCGAAAGGGTGAAAAAGTTAATTACGTCTGTCCATCAATTGATGTTACAATGAAATCCCTGTCTAATGATAATTCAATAAAAAAAATGGGTATTATTCTGACTGGAATGGGCTCAGACGGAGCTGCTGGTATTTGTCATATGAAGAAAATAGATGCTACAACAATTGCTCAGAATGAGGAAACAAGTATTGTGTATGGTATGCCGAATAAGGCGATGGAAACAGGCTGTATTGATTTTGAATTATCTCCCGAAGAGATAAAAAACAAACTGATTGCTTTTCTTGGAATTTTAAAGGAAAGGACATTCTAA
- a CDS encoding energy-coupling factor transporter transmembrane protein EcfT: MISSLKDITLGQYAYRNSVVHKLDPRTKLLSCMILMGTVLVVKSVFGLVIYTVFLFFLFFLSKLSFKVALYNIRSFVWLFSLTILFHLFFTKGEILFRIPLIDVNLYITGLYHGIFYALRITVLILAANLLTLTCSPMEITDGIEHFLRIFKKIGIKSHEFALMFSISLRFIPLLLEETDRIKKAQISRGSSFKGGMIKRVKQLIPLIIPLFLSAFRRSNDLALAMDARCYRGEGRTSYVFLNFSRNDFFAIIFAGLISFLTIYLS; the protein is encoded by the coding sequence TTGATATCATCTCTAAAGGACATTACGCTAGGGCAGTATGCCTACAGAAATTCTGTAGTACATAAACTTGACCCTCGTACAAAATTACTCTCGTGTATGATTTTGATGGGCACGGTTCTCGTTGTAAAATCTGTTTTTGGTCTGGTCATATATACGGTTTTTCTGTTTTTTCTGTTTTTTCTGTCAAAGCTTAGTTTTAAAGTGGCACTTTATAATATCAGATCATTCGTGTGGTTATTTTCTTTGACAATTTTATTCCATCTGTTTTTTACAAAGGGAGAAATACTTTTTAGAATCCCATTGATTGATGTAAATCTATACATAACGGGACTTTATCATGGTATTTTTTATGCTTTGCGGATTACGGTACTCATTCTTGCGGCTAATCTGCTTACCCTTACGTGCTCCCCAATGGAAATTACAGACGGGATTGAACATTTTTTGAGAATTTTTAAAAAAATTGGAATAAAATCGCATGAATTCGCTTTGATGTTTTCAATATCATTAAGATTTATACCGCTGCTGCTTGAAGAGACAGACAGAATAAAAAAAGCACAGATTTCAAGAGGCAGTTCATTTAAAGGAGGAATGATAAAAAGAGTTAAGCAATTGATTCCACTGATTATACCATTGTTTCTTTCTGCTTTCAGGAGATCAAATGATCTTGCGCTTGCAATGGATGCCAGGTGCTACAGGGGAGAGGGCAGAACGAGCTATGTTTTTTTAAATTTCTCGAGGAATGATTTCTTTGCAATCATATTTGCAGGTTTGATTTCGTTCTTGACTATTTATCTTAGTTGA